GTGGCGGCAACTTCGCCGTCTGCGTCTCGGAGGTGAAGCCGGGCGCGGTGCTGGCGCGGGACGACAATCCGGAAGAGTACATGGTCATCCTGCCGCCGGGCGGCGCGTCGATCACCATCGACGCGGGCGGTGAGAAGGTGGAGGCGGAACCGGAGTCCCTGACCATTGTTCCGCCCGGCGCGAGCCGGGTGGTGGCGCGCAGCGCCGGCAAGGTGGCGCGGATTTTCTCGAAGGCTTCGGCCGACATCATGGCGCTCGCCGTCAACAAGGACACCTATGCCGACGGCGCGCCGGAACTGGCAAAGCCCGACCTGTGGCCGGCGCCGGTCGGCGGCTTCAAGCTGCGCCATTATCCGCTGGCGCAATATCTCGACCCGAAAGGCGACCGTATCCAGCCGCGCTGTTTCCGCTCGACCAATATGATGGTCAATTTGTTCGGCCAGTTCTTCACGCGCCGGCCGACCAATTCGCTCAGCCCGCACTGGCACGACGACTTCGAGCAGGGCTCGCTCTGCTTTGAGGGCACCTGGGTGCACCACCTGCGTTACAACTGGGGTGCGGATATGAGCACCTGGGTGCCGGATGATCATGCGGAGATGGCAACGCCTTCGCTGGTGGTCATTCCGGCCTTCGCCATCCACACCAGCCGCTGCATCGGCAAGGACGGTCCTTCGAGTTCGCTCTATGACATCTTCTGCCCGCCGCGCATGGACTTCGCGTCGAAGAAAGGCTTCGTGATCAACGAAGACGAATACCCGCTGCCCGTCGTCGAGGGCGAGCAGAAGGTCAAGACCGGCGGCACACTGCTGAGCTGGCAGAAGCCGGGCTGATCCCGAAATCGGGCCCCACGGCCGCGCACCCATATTGGAATTCGAAAGACAGAGGTCTCATGCAGCAGGTTGTCATCGTTACCGGCGCGAGCAGCGGCATTGGCGCCGCCACCGCGCGCATGCTGGGCGCCGCCGGCGCCCATGTCGTCGTCAATTACAACAGCTCGAAGGAACTGGCCGACGGCGTCGTCGGCGACATCGTCAAGGCCGGCGGCAAGGGTATCGCCGTCAAGGCCAATATGGGCGTTGAGGCCGATATCGTCCGGATGTTCGAGGAAACGGACAAGGCGTTCGGGCGGCTGACCGGCCTCGTTAACAATGCCGGGGTCAACGGCCCGCAGCATCGCACTGCCGACACCTACGATTTCAAGGAGGCGATGGATATCTTCGCCGTCAACGCGGTCGGCGTGCTGATCTGCTGTCGCGAGGGCATCAAGCGCATGTCCACCAAATTCGGCGGCAAGGGCGGCGCGATCGTCAACATCTCCTCCATCGGCGCGCTCACCGGTTCGCCGGGACGCTTCACCCATTACGCCGGCTCCAAGGCCGCGGTCGACACCATGACCAAGGGTCTGGCTGTCGAGGTGGCGCGAGATGGCGTCCGCATTAATTCAATCCGTCCGGGCATGATTGACACGCCGATTCACGCCAAGGCCGGGCAGGCGGACCGGGTTGCGGAATTCGCCGCCAAGAACCCGCTCGGTCGCGCTGGCCGGCCGGAGGAAGTGGCCGAAGCCGTCATCTGGTTGCTGTCGGACAAGGCCTCGCTCGTGACGGGCGCCGTGCTCGATGTGATGGGTGCCCAGCGCTAAGGGGCGACGGGCGGGCTCTCCCGGCCCCCTGTTTCATTGTCCGAAACTGGGCGTCTGTCCGGTGGGCCGAGACCGAAATTTCTCTAGCATCCCGGCATTCGGCAAGTCCCAACGCGGGCGACGACAAGTCCGCGATCGTGCGAAAGACCCAAAGGGAGAGACGACGATGAATCGAACTTCGGAAACCCGTCCGCTGCGGAGCCTGGCCGTTGCCGCCGTAATCGCCGTTGCGACCGTTGCGGGTGGCACCGCCTCGGCCCAGCAATATCCCGCCAAGAACATCACCGCGATCGTGCCGTTTGCTGCCGGTGGCGGCGCCGACACGCAAACGCGCATCTGGGGCGCGGCGATCGCGCCGATCATCGGCCACCGTATCATCGTCGAGAACAATGGTGCCGCCGCCGGCATCCCCGGCACCAAGCAGGGCATCGCTGCCGAGCCGGACGGCTATACGGTGCTGATGGGCGTCGCCTCGACCATCGCCATCAATCCCTTCAGCAACAAGGCGGCCGACTACAAGCCGCTCGAAGATCTTCAGGCCGTCGCCATGATCGGCTACACGCCCTACGTCCTCGTGGTGGCGAACAATCTCAACATCAAGTCCTTTCCGGAGCTGATGAAGTACGGCAAGGAAAACCCCGGCAAGCTGACTTATGCGAGCTGGACCAGTGTCGGCGATCTTGCGCGTCGCGGCCTCGAGCTGCGCTCGGGTCTCGCCATGACGCTCGTGCCGTACAAGGGTTCGGTGGACGCCATCAACGACGTCGTCGCGGGACGCGCTTCGGCCACCATCGCCGACTCAGGGTCGATCATGCCGTTCATCAAGTCGGGTGCCGTGACGCCGATCGCGATCACCACGCCGCAAAAGTCGTCGTCGCTGCCGAACGTGCCGACAATCGACAAGCTCGGCGTCAACGACTACATCATCGATTCCTGGGTCGCGATGTTCGTGCCGAAGAAGACGCCGAAGGCCATCGTCGAGTATCTCAACGCCAGATCGCGCGAGGCGCTCAAGACCAAGGCCGTGCAGGACCGCTACGCAGAAGTCGCGATCGAGTATCTCGACTACAGTGCCGACGAAACGCAGGCCTTCATGGAGCGCCAGACCAAGAGCTGGAAGACTCTCATCGAGCAGGTCAACGCCAAGAAGTAAGCGGCGCGGCGGGGCGCCGTCCGCAATCGGGGTTTAAGCGTGACATCGCATCACACCAAGCCGCAGCAGACAGTCGTCCCGCGTTTTGAGCGGGTCGACGTGATCGGAGGCGCGCTGATGGTCTTCATCGCCGCCTTGATCTGGTTCGGCGCGAGCGCCCTCGACGGCGGCACGCTGGTCCGGATCGGTTCCGGCGCACTGCCGCGGGGCCTGGCCGTTCTTCTGTTCGTGGCCGGTGCCGCCGTTCTCGTTCAGGGCTTGCTGCAGGGCAACGACCGGGCCGAGCGCGTCTATCTGGCGGTTCGTCCGTCGGCGATCGTGCTCGCCGCCATCGTGCTGTTCGGCCTTTTCATTCGTGGCGGCAATTTCGGCCTGTTCTCGACGCCGCAGCTCGGTCTGATAATCGTCGGTCCGCTGACGGTGTTCATCGCCGGCAGTGCGACGCCGGAAATGGATTTGAAGAGCCTGATCGTGTTGTCCTTCGGCCTGACCGCCGCGATGCTGCTGATCTTCATGGACCTGCTCAGCGTCACCATCCCGGTGTTTCCGAAGTTCATCCAGGACCCGCTGACCTTCGCGATCGGTATCGACGCGCTGGTGCGGATTGCCTACGTCGCCTATGCGGCGATCGCGGCGGTGCTGTACGTCTTCTTCTTCGGTCTGCCGGAGATGCGGCGTGGCTGATCTGTTCAACAATCTCTATGTCGGCTTCGCGGCCATCATGTCGGTGCAGAACGTCTTTCTGTGCTTCGTCGGCTGTCTACTCGGCACGCTGATCGGCGTTCTCCCCGGCATCGGCCCGCTGGCGACCATCGCCATCCTGATGCCACTGACCTACAATGCCGAGCCGATCGGTTCGCTGATCATGCTCGCCGGCATCTATTACGGCTCGCAATATGGCGGCTCGACGACGGCGATCCTCGTCAACATGCCGGGCGAAACTTCGTCGCTGGTGACGACCTTCGACGGTCATGCCATGGCGAAGCAAGGCCGGGCCGGCAAGGCGCTGGGCATCGCCGCCATCGGCTCCTTCATCGCCGGCACCTTTGCCACCTTCGTCATTGCCGGCACCGCGATCCCGCTGTCGAAGCTGGCGCTGAGCTTCACGGCCGGCAACTATTTCGCGCTGATGGTGCTGGGCCTTGCCCTCGCCATCGTTCTGGCCGGCGGTTCGGTGGTCAAGGCTGTCTGTACGCTGATCATCGGCATCGTCATGGCGCTGATCGGTGCCGACCAGATCACAGCGGAGCCGCGTCTCACCTTCGGCCTGCAGATCCTTTACGACGGCTTCGACATCGCCATCGTGTCGATGGGACTGTTCGGCATTGCCGAGATCCTGCGCAATCTCGAATTTCCGGAACAGAAGCCGTTCGTCGGCGCAGTGACCGGCGGCTTGCTGCCTGACCGTGAGGATATCAAGCAGTCCGCCGGCGCCATCGCGCGCGGTTCGGTGCTCGGCTCCATCATCGGCATCATTCCCGGCAATGGCGCAACCTTGTCGTCTTTCGTGTCCTATGCGTTGGAGAAGGCGCTCTCCAAGCGGCCGGAACGCTTCGGCAAAGGCGCCATAGAGGGCGTCGCCGGGCCAGAGTCGGCCAACAACGCTGCCGCGCAGACAACGTTCATTCCGTTGCTGACACTCGGCCTGCCGTCAACAGCGGTGATGGCGCTGGTCGGCGGCGCCATGACATTGCACGGCGTCGTGCCCGGCCCGCAGGTCATCACCAAGCATCCTGACCTGTTCTGGGGCGTGGTGTCGTCGATGTGGGTTGGCAACCTGATGCTGGTCGTCATCAATCTGCCGCTGATCGGAATCTGGGTGAAATTCCTCAAGGTGCCGTATCACCTCTTGTTCCCGACCATCGTGCTATTCTGCTGCATCGGCATTTACTCGGTGAACTCGCGGCCGTCGGACGTGCTGGAGGTCGCTGCCTTCGGCGCGCTCGGTTATCTGTTCTACAAGCTCCGGTTCGAGCTGGCACCGCTTCTGCTTGGCCTCGTGCTTGGTTCAATGCTGGAAGACAACCTGCGGCGCGGCCTCATTCTCAGCAACGGCAATGTGTGGACCTTCCTGAGCGAGCCGCTGACGCTGGCGCTGCTCACCGCAGCGTTTCTCGCGCTGGGCTCGGCGCTGGTGCCGTCGTTCAGTAAGGGCCGCGAATTGCTGGTCGACGAAGATTAAAGCGGTACAGGAGTTGGAATTGTCATTGTTCGGAACACTGCGCACACCGCGCAATCTCGTCTTCGGCGCCGGCCAGCGTCGGGCGCTCGCCGGCTATGGCAAGGCTCTGGGCAGCCGCGCGCTGGTCGTCACCGACCAGCGCCTGAGCGGCGACGCCGACTTTCTTCAGATGATCGGTTCGCTGAAACAGGCTGGCCTGCAGGTTCGCGTCTTCGACGGCACCATCGCTGAGCTGCCGGTCGAATGCATCGCGCGCGCCGTCGACGCCGGCAAGGCGCTTGGCGCCGATCTTGTTATCGGCATCGGCGGTGGCAGTTGCATCGACGCGGCGAAAGTCGCCGCAGTGCTGCTGGCGCATGGCGGCCGGATTTCCGACTACTACGGTGAGTTCAAGGTGCCGGGTCCGGTGCTGCCGCTCATCTCGCTGCCGACGACATCGGGCACCGGCTCGGAAGTGACTCCGGTCGCGGTCGTCACCGATCCCGATCGTGCGGTGAAGGTGGGGATCGCCTCGCCGCACATCATCAGCAATACCGCGATCTGCGATCCCGAATTCACATACTCCTGCCCACCGGGCCTCACTGCCGTGTCCGGCGCCGATGCGCTTACGCATGCCATCGAGGCCTTCACGACTATGCGCCGCGAGCCGACTGGCTCCATCGTTCACGAGCACGTCTTCCTCGGCAAGAACGTGCTCAGCGACAACTACGCGCTGACGGCGATCTCGTATATCGCGGGAAGTCTCAAGCGTGCGGTCGACAATGGCGCCGACAAGGAGGCACGCGAGCGCCTGATGCTCGGCGCGACCATGGCCGGGCTAGCCTTCGGCACCGCCGGTACCGCGGCGGCGCATGCCGTGCAGTATCCGGTCGGCGCCATGACGCACACGCCACATGGCTCCGGCGTCGCCGTGATGATGCCTTACGTGATGGAATTCAATCGCGGCCATTGCGAGCCGGAACTGGCCGAGATCGGCCGCGCGATGGGCCTCGATCTTGGCGCGCGCACGGTGGGGGAAGCGGCCGGCGCCACCATCGACGCGGTCGAAAGCCTGTTCGCTTCCATCGGCATTCCGAAGACCATCGCCGATCTCGGCTTGGTGAGGGCGCAACTGCCGACGGTCGCCGAACAGGCGATGGGCAGCGCGCGGCTCATCAAGAACAATCCGCGTCCGATTGAACTCGCAACTATGGCCACTTTGGTGGAGGCAGCCTTCTCAGGCGATCGGGCGAGCCTTCGTTCGGGTGCCTAAGGGATTAATCGGGTTGTAGCCCGCTTGGCCGTTTGTTGATGGCCTCGTAGGGAACGGATAGCATGGCTTTCCATGCTTACGCTCCGGCAAATCGAAGTCATCCGCGCCATCATGGTGACCGGCAGCATCGCCGGTGCTGCGCGGCTGCTGAACGTGGCGGCGCCCGGCATCAGCCGTTTGATGAAGTACTCGGAGGACTCGCTCGGCGTCCGGCTGTTCGATCGCCGCGCCGGGCGATATGTGCCTACGGCGCAGGCGCGCAACATCTTCGATCTCTTGGACACCGTCCATCGAAAGCTGGAGGAGCTGCAACTGGCGGTCGACAATCTTGGTCGCGGCCGGTCGCAGGAGTTCTGCCTTGCTTCGGTTCCCAGCATTGCCAACGTGATGCTGCCGCGCGCCATCGCGGGACTGAGACGACGCTTTCCGGATCTCGGGCTCGACGTCAATATCGTGAAAATCGAGGAGGCAATCGACTTTCTTCTGCTCGGCCGGGGCGAGGTGGTGGCGATCTCATCGCGCTTCGAGCATCCGCTGATCAAGTTCGAGCCGCTGGCAAGCGGTCGACTGCTGTGCATTGTGCCGGAGAACAGTTCGCTTGCCTCGCGCAGGAAAATCACGCCGGCTCAGATGTCGGAGCATCCTCTTATCGGTATCAATCCCAAAGATCCTTACGGCGCCATCATGGCGGCGATGTTCGTCGATGCGGGGATCGATTACCGGATGAACGTGAAAGCGCGCTTCGGCACCACGGTGTGCAGTCTGGTGGCGGCGGGTCTCGGCATCGCCATCATTGATGAGTTTACGGTGGCGCATAACGCCGTGCCCGGACTCAAGGCGCTCGAAATCGACG
The Pseudolabrys sp. FHR47 genome window above contains:
- a CDS encoding tripartite tricarboxylate transporter permease; translated protein: MADLFNNLYVGFAAIMSVQNVFLCFVGCLLGTLIGVLPGIGPLATIAILMPLTYNAEPIGSLIMLAGIYYGSQYGGSTTAILVNMPGETSSLVTTFDGHAMAKQGRAGKALGIAAIGSFIAGTFATFVIAGTAIPLSKLALSFTAGNYFALMVLGLALAIVLAGGSVVKAVCTLIIGIVMALIGADQITAEPRLTFGLQILYDGFDIAIVSMGLFGIAEILRNLEFPEQKPFVGAVTGGLLPDREDIKQSAGAIARGSVLGSIIGIIPGNGATLSSFVSYALEKALSKRPERFGKGAIEGVAGPESANNAAAQTTFIPLLTLGLPSTAVMALVGGAMTLHGVVPGPQVITKHPDLFWGVVSSMWVGNLMLVVINLPLIGIWVKFLKVPYHLLFPTIVLFCCIGIYSVNSRPSDVLEVAAFGALGYLFYKLRFELAPLLLGLVLGSMLEDNLRRGLILSNGNVWTFLSEPLTLALLTAAFLALGSALVPSFSKGRELLVDED
- a CDS encoding SDR family oxidoreductase, encoding MQQVVIVTGASSGIGAATARMLGAAGAHVVVNYNSSKELADGVVGDIVKAGGKGIAVKANMGVEADIVRMFEETDKAFGRLTGLVNNAGVNGPQHRTADTYDFKEAMDIFAVNAVGVLICCREGIKRMSTKFGGKGGAIVNISSIGALTGSPGRFTHYAGSKAAVDTMTKGLAVEVARDGVRINSIRPGMIDTPIHAKAGQADRVAEFAAKNPLGRAGRPEEVAEAVIWLLSDKASLVTGAVLDVMGAQR
- a CDS encoding iron-containing alcohol dehydrogenase; translated protein: MSLFGTLRTPRNLVFGAGQRRALAGYGKALGSRALVVTDQRLSGDADFLQMIGSLKQAGLQVRVFDGTIAELPVECIARAVDAGKALGADLVIGIGGGSCIDAAKVAAVLLAHGGRISDYYGEFKVPGPVLPLISLPTTSGTGSEVTPVAVVTDPDRAVKVGIASPHIISNTAICDPEFTYSCPPGLTAVSGADALTHAIEAFTTMRREPTGSIVHEHVFLGKNVLSDNYALTAISYIAGSLKRAVDNGADKEARERLMLGATMAGLAFGTAGTAAAHAVQYPVGAMTHTPHGSGVAVMMPYVMEFNRGHCEPELAEIGRAMGLDLGARTVGEAAGATIDAVESLFASIGIPKTIADLGLVRAQLPTVAEQAMGSARLIKNNPRPIELATMATLVEAAFSGDRASLRSGA
- a CDS encoding tripartite tricarboxylate transporter substrate binding protein, encoding MNRTSETRPLRSLAVAAVIAVATVAGGTASAQQYPAKNITAIVPFAAGGGADTQTRIWGAAIAPIIGHRIIVENNGAAAGIPGTKQGIAAEPDGYTVLMGVASTIAINPFSNKAADYKPLEDLQAVAMIGYTPYVLVVANNLNIKSFPELMKYGKENPGKLTYASWTSVGDLARRGLELRSGLAMTLVPYKGSVDAINDVVAGRASATIADSGSIMPFIKSGAVTPIAITTPQKSSSLPNVPTIDKLGVNDYIIDSWVAMFVPKKTPKAIVEYLNARSREALKTKAVQDRYAEVAIEYLDYSADETQAFMERQTKSWKTLIEQVNAKK
- a CDS encoding LysR family transcriptional regulator, translated to MLTLRQIEVIRAIMVTGSIAGAARLLNVAAPGISRLMKYSEDSLGVRLFDRRAGRYVPTAQARNIFDLLDTVHRKLEELQLAVDNLGRGRSQEFCLASVPSIANVMLPRAIAGLRRRFPDLGLDVNIVKIEEAIDFLLLGRGEVVAISSRFEHPLIKFEPLASGRLLCIVPENSSLASRRKITPAQMSEHPLIGINPKDPYGAIMAAMFVDAGIDYRMNVKARFGTTVCSLVAAGLGIAIIDEFTVAHNAVPGLKALEIDAPSEFHTYAAYRNDLPLSAFAEEFIGILRAEMMAVSSLRQKSRRPRKIVRRRR
- a CDS encoding tripartite tricarboxylate transporter TctB family protein, translated to MTSHHTKPQQTVVPRFERVDVIGGALMVFIAALIWFGASALDGGTLVRIGSGALPRGLAVLLFVAGAAVLVQGLLQGNDRAERVYLAVRPSAIVLAAIVLFGLFIRGGNFGLFSTPQLGLIIVGPLTVFIAGSATPEMDLKSLIVLSFGLTAAMLLIFMDLLSVTIPVFPKFIQDPLTFAIGIDALVRIAYVAYAAIAAVLYVFFFGLPEMRRG